One Drechmeria coniospora strain ARSEF 6962 chromosome 01, whole genome shotgun sequence genomic region harbors:
- a CDS encoding Protein synthesis factor, GTP-binding protein: protein MPVISPEKLASLQRQSGDVRNICILAHVDHGKTSLTDALLATNGIISPKLAGKIRYLDSRPDEQTRGITMESSAISLYFSMLRRSAPDAKAEPKEYLINLIDSPGHIDFSSEVSTASRLCDGAVVLVDAVEGVCSQTVTVLRQAWMEKLKPLLVINKMDRLVTELKMTPSEAYVHLSKVLEQVNAVLGSFFQGERMEEDLNWREKMEDRVTAAAAKASTADEQINDAGELQFEERDDEDIYFAPEKNNVIFSSAIDGWAFTCRQFASIYERKLGIKRGVMERVLWGNFYLDPKTKKVLGPKHLKGRNLKPMFVQLVLEPIWTVYQATCGGDGSRGDPTLLEKVTSSLGLTIPPHIKRSRDPRMLLTTVFASWLPLSTALLVSVVESLPSPPAAQAERLPAMLEESPGSVSIDKEVRDAMVSFKLGKSDPVVAYVSKMVSVPESELPENRRKTTGQMTGEEARELARKKRAEAARAQAAREMSSVDGLAEALDSTTMEDTQPTEEESGEKEVVVEHLIGFARIYSGVLSVGDTLYVIPPKWSPANPEAAPRPEQVTVTALYMLMGRQLEALDTVPAGVVFGISGLEGKILKSGTLCSRLKGAANLAGVSMVGKPIVRVALEPANPSDLDKMIRGLHLLVQSDPCAEYEQFASGEHVLHTAGELHLERCLLDLKERFAHCDIHAGAPIVPYRETIVRAEEMRPPVNKELGRGAAVAVASSKQATVSLRLRPLPDNVTDFLLKNGQSIKMLYSERPSTDDGSDEDDNIAAEAVASAGNVLSAAELKKQLQQHLDAGKGRDVWKNRAEQVIAFGPRRTGPNLLIDATKDGILPRVFAGQKGLDSGPRAGEALRASHLSDKIAYAFQLATAQGPLCHEPMQGVAIFVEDVSLTMAEGDGSARDQLGRLTGEVIKSFQSSVRAAFLDWSPRLMLAMYTVEIQASTEVLGRVYDVLTRRRGRVVAEIMKEGTPFFTIQALLPVAESFGFADEMRKRTSGAAQPQLIFAGYEILDEDPFWVPFTEDDLEDLGELADKENVAKRYMDGVRKKKGLLVEGRNVATDAEKQKTLKR from the exons ATGCCCGTCATTAGTCCGGAAAAGCTGGCTAGCCTGCAGCGGCAGTCCGGCGACGTCCGCAAC ATTTGCATCCTCGCTCACGTTGACCATGGCAAGACGTCGCTGACGGATGCCCTGCTAGCCACGAATGGCATCATCTCGCCCAAGCTGGCGGGCAAGATTCGATATCTAGACTCGAGGCCGGACGAACAGACTCGAGGCATCACCATGGAGTCGTCGGCCATCTCTCTCTACTTCTCCATGCTCCGGAGATCGGCGCCCGACGCCAAGGCCGAACCGAAGGAGTACCTCATCAACTTGATCGACTCCCCAGGCCACATCGATTTCAGCAGCGAAGTCTCGACTGCGTCCAGGCTCTgcgatggcgccgtcgttctcgtcgacgccgtcgagggcgtttGCAGCCAGACCGTCACCGTTCTCCGCCAAGCATGGATGGAAAAACTGAAGCCCTTGCTCGTCATCAACAAAATGGACCGGCTCGTGACGGAGCTGAAGATGACGCCGTCCGAGGCGTACGTGCACCTCAGCAAAGTTCTGGAGCAGGTCAACGCCGTTCTGGGGAGCTTCTTCCAAGGCGAACGAATGGAGGAGGATCTGAACTGGAGGGAGAAAATGGAGGACCGCGTcaccgccgctgccgccaaggcatcgacggcggacgagcaAATCAACGACGCCGGGGAGCTTCAGTTCGAGGagagggacgacgaggacatATATTTCGCGCCGGAGAAGAACAACGTCATCTTCAGCAGCGCCATCGACGGATGGGCATTCACTTGTCGGCAGTTCGCCAGCATATACGAGAGGAAGCTGGGCATCAAGCGCGGCGTCATGGAAAGGGTCCTCTGGGGCAACTTTTACCTCGACCCCAAGACCAAAAAGGTGCTTGGGCCGAAGCACCTCAAGGGTAGAAACCTCAAGCCCATGTTCGttcagctcgtcctcgagcccATATGGACTGTCTACCAGGCCACCTGCGGCGGGGACGGAAGCCGAGGCGATCCGACCCTGCTGGAGAAGGTGACAAGCTCGCTCGGCCTCACGATACCTCCGCACATCAAACGATCCCGTGACCCGAGGATGCTTCTGACGACCGTCTTTGCCTCCTGGCTGCCGTTGTCTACGGCGCTGCTGGTGTCTGTGGTTGaatcgctgccgtcgcccccGGCAGCACAGGCCGAGCGGCTCCCCGCCATGCTCGAGGAGTCGCCTGGGTCCGTGAGCATCGACAAGGAAGTCAGGGACGCCATGGTGTCCTTCAAGCTCGGGAAATCGGACCCTGTCGTCGCCTACGTCAGCAAGATGGTATCCGTCCCCGAGAGCGAGCTTCCGGAAAacaggaggaagacgaccgGGCAGATGACCGGAGAGGAGGCTCGGGAACTGGCTCGGAAGAAACgagcggaggcggcgagagcgcAGGCGGCGCGCGAAATGAGCTCGGTAGACGGCTTGGCCGAGGCTCTCGATTCCACGACGATGGAGGACACGCAAccgacggaggaggagagcggcgAAAAGGAGGTCGTCGTGGAGCACCTGATTGGATTCGCCCGAATCTACTCTGGCGTTCTGTCGGTTGGCGACACGCTCTACGTCATCCCACCCAAGTGGTCTCCGGCGAACCCCGAGGCGGCCCCTCGACCGGAGCAGGTCACCGTGACGGCGTTGTACATGCTCATGGGCCGGCAGCTGGAAGCGCTCGACACCGTCCCCGCCGGTGTGGTGTTTGGCATCAGTGGCCTCGAGGGAAAGATTCTCAAGTCTGGAACACTCTGCAGCCGGCTCAAGGGCGCGGCCAACCTCGCAGGCGTGAGCATGGTTGGCAAGCCCATCGTCCGGGTCGCGCTCGAGCCAGCCAACCCGTCGGACCTGGACAAGATGATTCGGGGCCTGCATCTTCTCGTTCAGAGCGACCCCTGCGCCGAATACGAGCAGTTTGCCAGCGGAGAGCATGTGCTGCACACAGCCGGTGAGCTGCATCTTGAGCGctgcctcctcgacctcaagGAGCGGTTTGCCCACTGCGACATTCATGCTGGTGCGCCGATCGTGCCTTACAGGGAGACTATTGTGCGCGCGGAGGAGATGCGGCCGCCGGTCAACAAGGAACTGGGACGCGGAGCGGCCGTTGCGGTCGCAAGCTCGAAGCAGGCCACGGTATCGCTTCGACTGAGGCCGCTGCCGGACAACGTGACGGATTTCCTGCTCAAGAACGGCCAGTCAATCAAGATGCTTTACTCTgaacggccgtcgacggacgacggatcGGATGAGGATGACAACATTGCGGcggaggccgtcgcctccgctGGCAATgtcctctcggccgccgagttGAAGAAGCAGCTACAGCAGCACCTTGACGCTGGCAAAGGCCGTGACGTGTGGAAGAACCGAGCGGAGCAAGTCATCGCTTTCGGGCCGCGGCGGACCGGTCCGAACCTGCTCATCGACGCGACCAAGGACGGCATCCTGCCTCGGGTGTTTGCTGGGCAGAAAGGTCTCGACAGCGGACCTCGGGCCGGAGAGGCTCTGCGGGCAAGTCACCTGTCGGACAAGATTGCGTACGCATTCCAGCTGGCAACGGCGCAGGGACCGCTGTGCCATGAGCCGATGCAAGGCGTTGCCAtcttcgtcgaggacgtcagCCTAACCATGGCCGAAGGTGACGGCTCGGCTCGCGACCAGCTCGGCAGACTGACGGGCGAGGTGATCAAATCGTTCCAATCGTCGGTCCGCGCAGCCTTTCTCGACTGGTCGCCGCGACTCATGCTTGCCATGTACACGGTTGAGATACAGGCATCGACGGAAGTGCTCGGACGGGTGTACGACGTGCTGACTCGCCGGCGCGGTCGTGTGGTGGCCGAGATCATGAAGGAAGGCACGCCCTTCTTCACCATTCAGGCCCTGTTGCCCGTGGCCGAGAGCTTCGggttcgccgacgagatgcGCAAGCGCACGAGCGGCGCGGCGCAACCGCAGTTGATCTTTGCCGGCTACGAGATTTTGGACGAGGATCCGTTCTGGGTACCGTTCACGGAGGACGAcctcgaggacctcggcgagcttgcggACAAGGAGAACGTGGCGAAGAGGTACATGGATGGCGTGCGGAAGAAGAAGGGCCTTTTGGTCGAGGGCCGGAACGTGGCTACGGATGCGGAGAAGCAAAAGACGCTGAAGAGATAG
- a CDS encoding dolichyl glycosyltransferase, which translates to MAESYPTLTQCAVVSTAFKVLLFPAYKSTDFEVHRNWLAITHSLPVSEWYYEKTSEWTLDYPPFFAYFEWLLALVGRLVDPAMVRIYSLHHDSWQTVYFQRTTVILTELLLAYGLQAFIDSTPTPSRRAAQVAALSIFLSPGLLIIDHIHFQYNGFMYGILVVSLVLARCSSTLLRSGLVFAALLCFKHIHLYLAPAYFVFLLRRYCLSAQSIFRIRPLNCIKLGGGIGAIFAAAFGPFAAMGQMPQLLSRLFPFSRGLCHAYWAPNIWALYSLADRVLIYLAPRLGLAVKSAALRSVTRGLVGDTAFAVLPEITPRLCFGLTLLFQCLPLVKLFVEPTWDNFVGAITLCGYASFLFGWHVHEKAILLVMIPFSLIALKDRRHLGAFRPLAVAGHVSLFPLVFTPAEFPVKTIYTVFWLVLFLSAFDRLAPASSKPRFFLLDRFSTLYIAVSVPLIAYTSLLHQVVFGKSYEFLPLMLTSSYTAIGVVGSWLGFMASSGAGSDSWWLILHAVQYVRDGGVAAVAFPAMSENAFRSISSSRHDQILMGSRSVLAMILLCANPERRHWLWGLIAD; encoded by the exons ATGGCCGAATCATACCCGACCCTGACACAGTGTGCCGTCGTCAGCACCGCCTTCAAGGTGCTGCTCTTCCCCGCATA CAAATCCACCGACTTCGAGGTCCATCGGAACTGGCTCGCCATCACCCACAGCCTCCCCGTGTCCGAGTGGTACTACGAGAAGACGTCGGAATGGACGCTCGACTACCCGCCCTTCTTCGCCTACTTCGAGTggctcctcgccctcgtcggccgcctcgtcgacccgGCCATGGTGCGAATCTACAGCCTGCACCACGATAGCTGGCAGACGGTGTACTTTCAGCGGACGACGGTCATCCTGAcggagctgctgctggcctACGGGCTGCAAGCCTTCATAgactcgacgccgacgccttctAGACGCGCCGCCCAGGTGGCTGCCCTCTCCATCTTCCTGTCGCCGGGCCTCCTGATCATCGACCACATTCACTTCCAATACAATGGCTTTATGTACGGCATCCTGGTCGTGTCCTTGGTCCTCGCCCGATGCAGCTCGACCCTCCTCCGGAGCGGGCTGGTCTTTGCGGCGCTGCTGTGCTTTAAGCACATCCATCTCTACCTCGCGCCCGCCTATTTCGTCTTCCTTCTGCGCAGATACTGCCTCTCGGCCCAGTCGATTTTCCGCATCCGGCCTCTCAACTGCAtcaagctcggcggcggcatcggtgCCATATTCGCCGCGGCCTTTGGTCCCTTTGCCGCCATGGGGCAGATGCCGCAGCTCCTGAGTCGCCTGTTTCCCTTCTCGCGAGGCCTCTGCCACGCGTACTGGGCGCCCAACATTTGGGCGCTCTACTCGCTCGCCGATCGGGTCTTGATATACC TCGCGCCGAGGCTGGGCCTCGCCGTGAAGTCGGCGGCGCTGCGGAGCGTCACCCGCGGCCTCGTGGGCGACACGGCGTTTGCGGTGCTTCCCGAAATCACGCCCAGGCTCTGCTTCGGATTGACGCTGCTCTTCCAATGCCTGCCCCTCGTGAAGCTGTTCGTCGAGCCCACCTGGGACAACTTTGTCGGCGCCATCACCCTGTGCGGCTACGCCTCGTTTCTCTTTGGCTGGCACGTGCACGAAAAGGCCATCCTGCTGGTCATGATACCCTTCAGCCTGATTGCCCTCAAGGACAGGCGACACCTCGGCGCGTTCCgccccctcgccgtcgccggccacgtGTCCCTCTTTCCCCTCGTCTTCACGCCGGCCGAGTTTCCCGTCAAGACGATATACACCGTGTTCTGGCTCGTCTTGTTCCTGTCGGCCTTTGACCGGCTTGCGCCCGCGTCGAGCAAGCCGCGGTTTTTCCTGCTCGACCGCTTCAGCACGCTGTACATTGCCGTGAGCGTCCCGCTCATCGCCTACACTTCCCTCCTTCATCAGGTGGTGTTTGGGAAGAGTTACGAATTCTTGCCGCTCATGTTGACGAGCTCGTACACGGCGATAGGCGTCGTCGGGAGCTGGCTCGGATTCATG GCGTCGTCGGGAGCTGGCTCGGATTCATGGTGGCTTATTTTAcatgctgtacagtacgtcaGGGACGGCGGTGTCGCTGCTGTAGCATTTCCTGCCATGTCCGAAAATGCCTTTCGTAGCATTTCTTCATCAAGGCATGATCAGATACTGATGGGCTCACGATCGGTCTTGGCCATGATTCTTCTGTGTGCGAATCCTGAGCGTAGGCACTGGCTTTGGGGGTTGATTGCTGATTGA
- a CDS encoding lectin family integral membrane protein, whose amino-acid sequence MRAFGLPATLAALLAANLADAQSQYLVTDMSFGHAGTLSSADAHGKIKNFALSGKPIQPELLSNKVILTPVAPGNQRGAVWAENPLTRSTWSADVDFRVSGPERGGGSLNIWLARQGGVEVGTHSIHSVGKFDGFALVIDSSARHGGMVRGFLNDGSIDYSRLATVDAMPFGQCKYAYRNLGRPSQVKIIQSPKSFRVEIDSKLCFETNKVSVPAGNFFGITGASADNPDSIEVFKLVVLSESTVSGDGDAKPIPVKYATQQQQPPAVTPNKPNMAKAAAKVPADQPAEKFTSSKEQFEDLHNRLQSAMHQIADVHDSVLQKQQEEEQHHLDVKQAIDALRTQILRLQQSDLLLNRIKDLESEVHGLRTDLGSKFNAHDESFQGYLSHHHATLRNVVANSVPGHGKVIFFLIGSQMAVVGAYILYKKRKNNNNMKKFLPEQPGLKSEKELDGLESLAVMAAEAPYRVTGQLDLGRIEALLRVKGPAAEDDVRALREDPHTLCARVASNLVVNTIFQRARLSSSVFCRHQRFDQEQDKDKDKDKGLGGTEEATDGVLRTLFFDPTLTSSPGKVSWNDLLYAMASTDIFAAEKMYGSVWQFQRVDGLDQSRIQFHELHPLVKVPFTVVRSHGRRLNRSYGWTRATCIHK is encoded by the exons ATGCGAGCCTTCGGACTCCCCGCGACTCTGGCGGCGCTGCTTGCCGCCAATCTTGCCGATGCGCAGTCGCAGTACCTCGTCACCGACATGAGCTTTGGACACGCCGGAAC ATTGAgctccgccgacgcccacgGGAAGATAAAGAACTTTGCCCTCTCGGGCAAGCCGATCCAGCCTGAGCTGCTCTCCAACAAGGTCATCCTGACCCCCGTCGCCCCCGGCAACCAGCGAGGTGCCGTCTGGGCCGAGAACCCCCTGACGCGCTCGACTTGgtccgccgacgtcgacttcCGCGTCAGCGGACCggagcgaggcggcggcagcttgAACATCTGGCTCGCGCGCcaaggcggcgtcgaggtcggcaccCACAGCATCCACAGCGTCGGCAAGTTTGACGGtttcgccctcgtcatcgactCGAGCGCGAGGCACGGCGGCATGGTTCGAGGCTTCCTGAACGATGGCAGCATCGACTACTCCAggctcgccaccgtcgacgccatgccCTTTggacagtgcaagtacgcgTACCGCAATCTCGGACGTCCATCCCAGGTCAAGATTATTCAGTCGCCCAAGTCGTTCCGGGTCGAGATCGACAGCAAGCTCTGCTTCGAGACCAACAAGGTCAGCGTTCCGGCCGGCAACTTCTTCGGCATCACCGGCGCCAGCGCCGACAACCCCGACTCGATCGAGGTCTTCAAGCTCGTCGTCCTGTCCGAGTCGACCGTctcgggcgacggcgacgccaagcCCATCCCGGTCAAGTACGCGACTCAGCAGCAACAACCTCCGGCCGTCACGCCGAACAAGCCGAACATGGCCAAGGCCGCGGCCAAGGTCCCCGCCGACCAGCCGGCCGAAAAGTTCACGTCGTCCAAGGAGCAGTTTGAGGACCTGCACAACCGGCTGCAGTCGGCCATGCACCAGATCGCCGACGTCCACGACTCCGTCCTgcagaagcagcaggaggaAGAGCAGCACCACCTCGACGTCAAGCAAGCCATCGATGCCCTACGGACGCAAATCCTCCGCCTGCAGCAGTCGGACCTCTTGCTGAACCGCATCAAGGATCTCGAGTCGGAGGTTCACGGACTGCGCACCGATCTCGGCTCCAAGTTCAACGCCCATGACGAGTCCTTCCAGGGCTACCTAAGCCATCATCACGCGACGTTGCGGAACGTGGTGGCCAACAGCGTTCCGGGACACGGCAAGGTCATTTTCTTCCTCATCGGTTCCcagatggccgtcgtcggcgcctaTATCCTCTACAAGAAGCGGAagaacaacaacaacatGAAGAAGTTCCT GCCTGAGCAACCGGGGCTGAAGAGTGAGAAAGAGCTGGACGGGCTCGAATCCCTTGCTGTCATGGCAGCTGAAGCTCCGTACAGGGTCACCGGCCAGCTGGACCTCGGCCGAATCGAGGCCCTGCTCCGGGTGAAGGGACCGGCGGCGGAAGATGATGTCCGGGCCCTGCGAGAGGATCCG CATACCCTCTGCGCGCGTGTCGCCAGCAACCTGGTGGTGAACACTATATTTCAACGTGCCCGGCTCAGCAGCTCAGTCTTCTGCCGACATCAACGATTCGACCAAGAGCAAGACAAAGACAAAGACAAAGACAAGGGGCTCGGCGGCACCGAAGAGGCGACAGATGGT GTGCTCCGAACGCTGTTCTTCGACCCGACGCTGACGTCCTCACCGGGCAAGGTTTCGTGGAATGACTTGCTCTAcgccatggcgtcgacggacaTTTTCGCAGCAGAGAAGATGTACGGATCCGTCTGGCAGTTCCAGAGGGTCGATGGACTCGATCAAAGCCGCATCCAATTTCACGAGCTGCACCCTCTAGTGAAGGTCCCCTTTACCGTGGTCAGAAGCCACGGTAGGAGATTAAACAGGTCCTACGGCTGGACCCGCGCCACATGTATCCATAAATGA